One window from the genome of Bufo bufo chromosome 4, aBufBuf1.1, whole genome shotgun sequence encodes:
- the LOC120998976 gene encoding cytochrome P450 2C15-like has protein sequence MRRFTFSTLRDYGMGKKTIQDKIIEESEFLTQKIRLYEGKPCDNQAIFKSAVTHIIVTILLNKRYDYEDPTILRLLAIVTENTKLLNSPWVMLYNSYPLLFKWLPGPHRTMSENMKELKSFVRKTFTKETKKLDVNDQRNLVDTFLAKQQEV, from the exons ATGAGAAGATTTACATTCTCAACCTTACGAGACTATGGAATGGGGAAGAAAACCATACAAGATAAGATCATTGAAGAGTCTGAATTCCTAACTCAGAAAATAAGATTATATGAAG gaaAGCCCTGTGATAATCAGGCGATTTTTAAATCTGCTGTAACCCATATAATTGTGACTATACTGCTGAATAAAAGATATGATTATGAAGATCCAACCATACTGAGGCTTTTGGCTATAGTCACTGAAAATACAAAACTTCTCAACAGTCCCTGGGTCATG CTGTACAATAGTTATCCATTGCTGTTTAAATGGCTGCCCGGACCTCACAGAACAATGAGTGAAAATATGAAGGAGCTTAAGAGCTTTGTAAGAAAAACATTTACAAAAGAGACAAAAAAACTGGACGTAAACGACCAAAGGAACCTTGTTGATACCTTCTTAGCCAAGCAACAAGAGGTATGA